Genomic DNA from Candoia aspera isolate rCanAsp1 chromosome 14, rCanAsp1.hap2, whole genome shotgun sequence:
caaccattctgggaattgaagtccacccatcttaaaatggccaaggttgagaaacactgctctaaagagccAGCAAAAAGGAGACTAGGGGAAGACCTTTCTTGGTGACAATGCATGTGGGCCACTTTTGGTCTAGAAGGAAAACTTCCATTATCTGTGGAGAAGACTCCTTATTTTGGAGATCTGGTCgatgaaaaaaaaacactagaaaCATTTCCCAGTGTCTTTTTTGGCTGAAGGCCTTGAGAAATCAGGACTTCAGAACCAGCTTCTGAAGCAGATGTCTGTATTTCTATCTACCCCAGGtctaaaaggaacagaaatgtcCAAACCCAATGGGTCATGTCTCATTTGGGACTCGGGAATTCACCGTTTGCCAGCTGAGATTTTTAAACAACAGAAGAGCAGCCCTGGAAACAAATGAAATCAGTGGTACAAATGCAACTGGTGGTGATCGTGTTTATCAAAGGGGAAAGGTTATCACGTTATCTCCGGAGGGGAAGTTCACTTTTGCGAGAAGTACTGTAGGGCTGTCAACAAAAGCCAGTGAAGCTGAGATAAAACTACGACAGGTGAAGGGAAATGAACTTCGCTCTCTGAAGAACGGGAAAAATCAATTCTGCATTTGGGTGATAGTGTTATCGGGCAAATTTTTCAGGTGTACCAATCTCTTCTTCATCAGGTTAGATACTAAAGGAAGttcccctccttccccttctcagTCTTAAGGGGGATCTGGAAATAGGTGGTAGATATTCAGGTCAAGCTTTTAGTTGGAAATAGTTTCATGATGGAAACTGGGACtgttgaaaaaaatcaataaacagTGCTTCTCCTGTTTGGGGCGCCCTAGTTTTTCTCACCGTCCTTGTGTTTCCATCTACTAAGCAACTGGTGAATTTTGCCTAAGGACAAGGTAGTTCTTTATCGCAGTTTTCAAAAATGTGATCAACTCTGCCATGGAGGTTTCAGGGAAAGTCTTAGGTGGAACTCAAATTCGTCTCCGCACCCGGTGGCACCTCGTTTAAATGTTGTCCATCCTCTCCCCATTCTGTCCATTTTTTCTCAACTTCTTCGGTCTTCTCCTTTATGGACCCTGATGAAGAATAGAGGAGAACTCAAAATCTTGCCCTTCCTTGTGACGTTGCGTTGTTCTACTATAGGCACTGCCTTAATGACAACTTCTGCTGGTAGATCTGAAGAGGGTGGTGGGATGTTGGTGTTGGTGACAGAAAATGCAGCCAGGAAGCACCTCTCTTTCAACTTTGTGGCATAAAAAAAGAACCTTGATTGTGCAGGCATTTTCAACTTAAAAGTTTTGATATTTAGGATTTATGTCCCCTTTTTCATCCGGAGCCTTTGGTACTTTGTGGATGTTGTCCTGAATTCTGTAGAATGGGTCTAGtcgatatgtttttttttttttaaaaagacattaaaaagctAGAGAAGTAGTACCATGCATGAAATGTTCTGACACAAGATATGTCTACAACCGTTCGAAATGGGTTTTGCTGTACTTTCTTGTTTCTTTGGTCCACCCTTTAAACCTTCTTGTGTGCCACACGTTGAAATATACATACCAACCTTctccaacccccagaattccatTAGCCGCCTTCAGGAGgtcaggctggagaaggctgaagTGTTCTGTATTTTCCCTCTAAGAAAGTTTGTGGAAAAGAAAGTTCATGTTGTGTTTGGTACCTCTTGCAGGTGTTGACCCTCCATCAAGGCCATGCTGGATTCCAGATGTTTTCCCCTGAGTTGGAGATGAGCTCAGTATGAAGTAGCTGAAGATCCTACCTGGCAGAATGACCAAAGCACGACTTTTTCGTCTCTCGGTGGTGCTCGGCTCCATTTTCATGATATTGTTGATTATCGTTTATTGGGACAATGTAGGGACCGCACATTTCTACTTGCACACGACCCTCTCACGGCCTCAAGGGGTGCTCCCAACAGTGGTGAAGGACAGCCCAGGTTCTTTGCTGGGCGTGGATGACTTTTTGGAGAACCTTTTGAATTCTAACCTGAAAAAAAACATGGATCTTGGTCGGAAGACCGAGAAGCCGCCCTTGCATGCGTCAAGCCGGCCCGGGGCCAGCAACTTGGAGGAGAATGTCAGAGGCTATGACTGGTCCACCCGGGACGCCAGTGTGATCCTTGACCAAGAGAAGTTGCAGAAGGACCGGCAGAAGAGGCTGCAGGACTGGTGCACCAATTCCAGCTTCACCTTCCCAACGAAGGAGCGAACGTTTGATGACATTCCCAACTATGAGCTGAACCACCTCATTGTAGACGACCGCCATGGCATCATCTACTGCTACGTCCCCAAAGTGGCCTGCACCAACTGGAAGCGGGTGATGATTGTCCTGAGTGAAAGCTTAATGGATCAGGGTGTCCCATACGTTGACCCTTTGGACATACCCCGTGAGCATGTCCACAATACCACCGCCCACTTCACCTTCAACAAGTTCTGGCGCCGCTACGGCAAGTTCTCCCGCCACCTCATGAAGATCAAGCTCAAGAAGTACACCAAGTTCCTCTTTGTCCGCGACCCCTTCGTTCGGCTCATCTCGGCCTTCCGCAGCAAATTTGAGCTGGCCAACGAGGAATTCTACCGCCGTTTTGCGATCCCCATGCTGAAACTGTATTCCAACTACAGCAGCGTGCCTACGTCAGTGAGTGAAGCCTTTGAGTCGGGCTTTCGAGTGTCCTTCTCGGATTTCATCCAGTACTTACTGGACCCTCGGACAGAAAAGTTGGCCCCCTTCAACGAGCACTGGAGGCAGGCGTACCGCCTGTGCCATCCGTGCCAGATAGAGTATGACTTTGTTGGGAAACTGGAGACCTTGGATGAAGATGCCACTTACTTGCTGCAGCTTCTCAAGGTGGACCATCTTCTCCACTTCCCTCCCAGCTACCGGAACAGGACAGCCAACAGCTGGGAGGAGGACTGGTTTGCTAAGATCCCCATGGCGTGGCGACAACGGCTGTATAAATTGTACGAGGCCGATTTTGTGCTTTTTGGATATCCTAAACCAGAAAACCTGCTTAAAAACTGAGCCACCCGGAACTGGGGGAGTGTTCAAAATTCCCAAAGAATCCTCCTTATTTTATGCCCCCCAGATAAGAGGGTCCCTTCAGGTTGGCCCACACAAGCGCACCTTTTTTCTACAGCCTTTTACACATTGCTTCGTTGCGAGCGCCTGCGTCTCCTGCAGGAAAGGTCCTTTCACCTCTCGGGTTCTGTCCCGTGTGACCCTCTTATTTTGCTGTCGTGATACAATCGGGTGGGTTCCACAGCTGTTTACGTAGATGCTTTTTCttggtgcatttaaaaaaaatggaaagaaagaattaatatattaaaaatatttaatacaaaGCCTGCTGTGGGAAGGAAAAGCAAAAACGTGTGTCATTTTATGTCGCTTCTGTTCAATCTTCCCCCGGGGGTGGGATACGGcagaaatttctttctttctttctttctttctttctttctttctttctttctttctttctttctttctttccttctttcattcattcattcattcattcattcattcattcaatttgtatttcaaatttagtcaccgcccatctcactcaaagagcggcTCAGAAATTGCTGCACTTTTTAGAGTCACTGGTGGTAGAGCCGCAGAATGCTTTGCAGACTGATCCTTGGTTGCAGCcgtgtgctttatttatttatttatttatgtgtcacATTTCTTTACCGCTCATCTCGACACACGACTCTGATCATTGCTGTGGGTGGCATGCACACGACACTTTTAAATACTCTTCAGACTCCGCGAGCTATCCAATCTGATGTTCCTAATCTGGACTGGCTGGAATTCCTTCTGTTTTTGGAAATagatggggtggggtggtggtTGAGGTGTTGGATTAGGACAACCTCTTTAATACAAACCTAACTCTGTATTGGGCAACTTTGTTTTAAAACGTGGTCGTGGTTCCTTCAAAATAAACTTGCGggcttgttattttcttgctAGACAATCAGGAAGCCCAGGCAACAGTGATCCCTTGTTGTTTAATCCCAGCTACTAGAGTTCAGTGATGCAAGATCTCTATCACTGTTGGGGTTtcacaacctcctcctcctcctcctcctcctcctcctcctcctcctccataggGTTGTCTAATCCCTCTTCAAGTTGGCCAAGGCAATGGCTCTCACCATTGCATGTATATACATTAATTACGCCCTACATGAAATATTTTGGCTGAATCAGCTGCCCTCCATTTCATGGATGACTGAGCTCTACCATTATGGGACAGTTAAAATAGTAGCTTCATCCTGCAAAAACTTTTGTAAACCCACATCTCAGATCTTCCCCAACAGATCATCTCTCCAATTTCGGTTGGGACGA
This window encodes:
- the CHST12 gene encoding carbohydrate sulfotransferase 12, encoding MTKARLFRLSVVLGSIFMILLIIVYWDNVGTAHFYLHTTLSRPQGVLPTVVKDSPGSLLGVDDFLENLLNSNLKKNMDLGRKTEKPPLHASSRPGASNLEENVRGYDWSTRDASVILDQEKLQKDRQKRLQDWCTNSSFTFPTKERTFDDIPNYELNHLIVDDRHGIIYCYVPKVACTNWKRVMIVLSESLMDQGVPYVDPLDIPREHVHNTTAHFTFNKFWRRYGKFSRHLMKIKLKKYTKFLFVRDPFVRLISAFRSKFELANEEFYRRFAIPMLKLYSNYSSVPTSVSEAFESGFRVSFSDFIQYLLDPRTEKLAPFNEHWRQAYRLCHPCQIEYDFVGKLETLDEDATYLLQLLKVDHLLHFPPSYRNRTANSWEEDWFAKIPMAWRQRLYKLYEADFVLFGYPKPENLLKN